The proteins below come from a single Polynucleobacter sp. MWH-UH23A genomic window:
- a CDS encoding sterol desaturase family protein → MAWTDITSTISGAYGSIQEWLFTNIVGPVLYQFDLMSWAEDVFDGIDWFLFGCIQIILILLALRTWERVQPAEVQERFASSTKADVFYTVFHRLGIFHGLMFIALSGFFFEIDSILHDFRFDRFNVENWWPSITSIPVVSFVIYLILLDLVDYLYHRASHAFNWWWQLHALHHSQTVMTAWSDNRNHFLDDIMRATVMAFFALLFGVSPGQFVALVAISQFIQSWQHANIKSDLGMARYLLISPMYHRMHHAVGYGHEAQGKPGVLGGCNFGVLFPWWDMIFKTAIFPKAVYPTGVRNLTVSQNIVTQQWQGLVHAARELFAKK, encoded by the coding sequence ATGGCTTGGACTGATATTACCTCTACGATTTCAGGTGCTTACGGCAGCATTCAGGAATGGCTATTTACCAATATTGTTGGGCCAGTTCTTTATCAGTTTGATTTGATGTCATGGGCTGAAGATGTCTTTGACGGAATTGATTGGTTTCTGTTCGGCTGTATTCAAATCATTCTGATTTTGCTAGCACTTCGCACATGGGAGAGAGTGCAACCAGCGGAAGTGCAGGAGCGTTTTGCATCATCTACAAAAGCGGATGTGTTTTACACAGTCTTTCATCGCTTGGGTATCTTTCACGGATTGATGTTTATTGCTTTATCCGGATTCTTCTTTGAAATTGATTCGATATTGCATGATTTCCGATTTGATCGTTTCAATGTCGAAAATTGGTGGCCTAGTATTACTTCTATTCCGGTTGTAAGTTTTGTTATTTACCTAATCTTGTTGGACTTAGTGGATTATCTTTACCACCGCGCCTCTCATGCGTTTAATTGGTGGTGGCAATTGCATGCCCTACACCATAGTCAAACCGTCATGACTGCTTGGTCTGATAATCGCAATCATTTTCTTGATGACATCATGCGAGCGACAGTTATGGCATTTTTTGCATTGTTATTTGGTGTCTCACCAGGACAATTTGTTGCTTTAGTTGCTATTAGTCAGTTCATCCAAAGCTGGCAACACGCCAACATCAAAAGCGATTTGGGCATGGCGCGGTATTTGCTCATTTCTCCGATGTATCACCGCATGCACCATGCCGTGGGTTATGGTCATGAGGCACAAGGCAAGCCTGGGGTACTAGGGGGTTGTAATTTTGGGGTGTTATTTCCTTGGTGGGACATGATCTTTAAGACTGCCATTTTTCCAAAGGCCGTATATCCCACTGGCGTGCGAAACTTAACGGTCTCGCAAAATATCGTGACACAACAATGGCAGGGATTGGTACACGCAGCGCGTGAGTTGTTTGCTAAAAAGTAA